One genomic segment of Photobacterium sp. DA100 includes these proteins:
- the lpxD gene encoding UDP-3-O-(3-hydroxymyristoyl)glucosamine N-acyltransferase, protein MAGMTLADIAAKLGAELHGDGTVVIESIAGMATAGEGQITFLSSSKYRKQLAECQASAVMLKAADAEGFEGNALLMADPYLGYAKVAQLLDTTPASASDIAPSAYVDPTAELGENVSIGHNAVIEAGARIGDNAQIGAGCFIGKNAQIGAGTKLWANVTVYHNVVLGEQCLVQSSTVIGADGFGYANDKGEWVKIPQLGSVRIGNRVEIGACTTIDRGALDDTIIEDNVIIDNQMQIAHNVQIGYGTAMAGGTIVAGSTKIGKYCIIGGASVLNGHIEIADGVTITGMGMVMRSIEEKGMYSSGIPLQPNKEWRKTAARTMKIDEMNKRLKAVEKQMAEKGE, encoded by the coding sequence ATGGCTGGAATGACTCTTGCTGATATAGCAGCTAAGCTGGGTGCTGAACTTCATGGTGATGGCACTGTAGTTATCGAATCTATTGCGGGAATGGCAACGGCTGGCGAAGGCCAGATCACCTTCCTGTCGAGCAGTAAGTACCGCAAGCAACTGGCAGAATGCCAGGCTTCTGCCGTGATGCTCAAAGCGGCGGATGCCGAGGGGTTCGAAGGTAATGCCCTGCTGATGGCTGATCCTTACCTGGGTTACGCCAAAGTCGCCCAACTGCTGGATACCACACCGGCTTCAGCATCGGATATTGCGCCGTCGGCCTATGTGGATCCTACCGCGGAGCTCGGCGAGAACGTCTCGATCGGCCATAACGCAGTGATTGAAGCCGGTGCTCGCATTGGTGACAATGCCCAAATTGGTGCAGGCTGCTTTATCGGTAAGAATGCCCAAATCGGCGCGGGTACCAAGCTATGGGCCAACGTGACGGTGTACCACAACGTGGTACTGGGCGAGCAGTGCTTGGTACAGTCAAGCACCGTAATTGGTGCCGATGGCTTCGGCTATGCCAACGACAAAGGCGAGTGGGTGAAGATCCCGCAGCTGGGCAGTGTCCGTATCGGCAACCGGGTAGAAATCGGTGCATGTACTACCATTGACCGTGGTGCCCTTGACGATACCATCATCGAAGATAACGTGATTATCGATAACCAGATGCAAATCGCCCACAATGTGCAGATCGGATATGGTACGGCCATGGCCGGTGGTACCATTGTGGCCGGCAGCACCAAAATCGGCAAATACTGCATTATTGGTGGTGCCTCTGTGCTTAACGGCCATATCGAGATTGCCGATGGCGTTACCATTACCGGTATGGGTATGGTGATGCGCAGTATTGAAGAGAAGGGGATGTACTCTTCCGGTATCCCGCTTCAGCCAAACAAAGAGTGGCGTAAGACTGCAGCTCGTACCATGAAAATTGACGAGATGAACAAGCGTCTTAAAGCCGTTGAAAAGCAGATGGCAGAGAAAGGCGAATAA